The stretch of DNA CAGAAGTAAAGCTTTTGTAGACATTATGGAAAAAGCTAGAGCATTAGCTTTAGAATTACTGGGATTAGAGGGTAAAGGTTATAAAGCTTTGTTTTTACAAGGAGGAGCTAGTACACAATTTTTAATGGTCGCTTTAAACCTTTTGGAAAAAAGAGCTGGTTATTTAAATTCTGGTACTTGGGCAGATAAAGCCCTTAAAGAAGCAAAAATTTATGATGACATTTACGAACTAGGTTCTTCAAAAGATGCCAATTATAATTACGTTCCTAAAGGTTACGAAATCCCTTCAGATTACGATTATTTTCACTGTACTTCAAACAATACTATTTTTGGAACACAAATGAAAGCATTTCCAAAATGTGATATTCCGTTAGTTTGCGATATGAGTAGTGATATTTTTTCTCGCACACTGGATTTTTCTAAATTCGATTTAATCTATGCCGGTGCACAGAAAAATATGGGGCCAGCAGGAACAACTCTTGTGGTCATTAAAGAAGATATTCTTGGAAAAGTATCACGTAAAATTCCATCAATGATGGATTACAAAACACATATAAGCAAAGGCAGTATGTTTAATACACCTCCTGTATTTGCAGTATATACATCCATGTTAAATTTAGAATGGTTGAAAAACCTTGGT from Flavivirga spongiicola encodes:
- the serC gene encoding 3-phosphoserine/phosphohydroxythreonine transaminase, with the translated sequence MKKHNFSAGPCILPQEVLLKASEAVIDLDNSGLSLIEISHRSKAFVDIMEKARALALELLGLEGKGYKALFLQGGASTQFLMVALNLLEKRAGYLNSGTWADKALKEAKIYDDIYELGSSKDANYNYVPKGYEIPSDYDYFHCTSNNTIFGTQMKAFPKCDIPLVCDMSSDIFSRTLDFSKFDLIYAGAQKNMGPAGTTLVVIKEDILGKVSRKIPSMMDYKTHISKGSMFNTPPVFAVYTSMLNLEWLKNLGGIAAIEKENEKKARLMYSEIDLNPLFKGFAAKEDRSDMNATFTLENENLKETFETMLKEGGINGLNGHRSVGGYRASMYNALPLDSVKALVEIMSELESKA